GCAGCAGCGCAATAATGATTTGCAGCAGAAGATGCTCCCACACAAAAAACGAATCCCCCCTTGCGCAGCAACTTTTTCTATCTCCGATTAAAACATAGTTACTACAATTTTACAATAATAGATACCAGCCGTTTTCATCGTCTCCGCCTGCCGCCGAACTCTTTTGTTTTATTCCGTGTTTGGGTAAACTTACAGCATAGAGAAGGAGACTGGTAAATTGATAAAATACGATGTAATCGTGATCGGCGGAGGCCCTTCCGGGCTGATGGCCGCCATTGCCGCCGCCATCCACGGCGCAAGCGTCCTCTTGCTCGACAAGGGGGACCGGCTCGGCCGGAAGCTGGCGATTTCCGGCGGCGGGCGCTGCAACGTAACGAACAACAAGGAACTGGACGAGCTGATCCGCAATATTCCGGGGAACGGCCGGTTTCTGTACAGCGCCCTTGCCAATTTCAGCAACAAGGACATCGCCGACTTCTTTGAAAAGCTCGGCATCCGCCTGAAAGAGGAGGACCGCGGCCGCATGTTTCCCGTGTCCGACAAAGCGAAGACGGTTGTGGAAGCGCTGATCCGGAAAGCCAAATCGCTCGGGGTCGTCATGAAGGTGAACGCGCCCGTGAAGCGCGTGCTCTATGAAAACGGGGCCGTAGCCGGCGTCGAGCTTGCGTCCGGCGAGAGAATCGATTGCCGCGCCGCGATCGCCGCCTCGGGAGGAAAATCCGTTCCGCATACAGGCTCGACCGGCGACGGCTACAAATGGGCGGAGGAAGCGGGGCATACGATTACCGAGCTGTTTCCGACAGAGGTGCCGCTCGTCTCGAAGGATGCTTTTATCCAAAGCAAGGAACTGCAGGGCTTGTCTCTGCGGAATATTGAAGTGACGGTCTGGAATCCTGGCGGCAAGAGAGCCGTCCGCCACGAAGGGGATCTGCTGTTCACCCATTTCGGATTGTCCGGGCCGACAGCCCTGCGCTGCAGCCAATTCGTGCATCAGATCAAGAAGAAATTCGGCGTGCCGGGCGTCAAAATCACGATCGATCTGTTTCCCGGAGAGACGGCGGAAGAGCTGTTCGACCGGGCGCTGGCGCTTGCCGCGAACGAGCCGAAGAAAGCCGTCAAAAACGTGCTGAAAGCGATGCTGCCCGAGCGCATGATCCCGATTCTGCTCAAAAAATCCGGCATCGGCGGAGAAACGACGTTCGCGAACATCGCCAAGCAGCCCTGGCACGCGATGGCGTCGCTGCTGAAGGCGTTCCCGGCGCAAATCTCGGGCACGCTTTCGATCGAGGAAGCTTTCGTAACCGGGGGCGGCGTGCATTTGAAGGAGGTCGACCCGAAAACGATGCAGTCCAACCTGATGGAAGGCCTGTTTTTTTGCGGGGAAATTTTGGACATCCACGGCTATACGGGAGGCTACAATATTACGGCGGCTTTTACGACCGGTTATACGGCCGGCATGAGCGCCGCAAAGCTTGGTGCGGAGCGCGGCAGCTTATCCGGATCGTCCTAAAGCGCTGCCGCGCCCGCCTCTTTACCTGTTAATCGATACCGGATAATGCTTCACGCCGAAAACGAAGGCGCTTTGGATCGGAACGAGCTGCCGGTCCGGAATACGTTCGAGCCGGCTGTACCGCCGGAGAAGCGCCTGCATCGCGATTTGCGCTTCAAGCCGCGCAAGCGGCGCCCCCAGGCAGAAATGGATGCCGAAGCCGAACGACAGATGCGGATTCGGCTTGCGGTGCATATCAAACCGGTCGGGCTCCGGGAATTTGCTCTCATCCCGGTTGGCCGCCCCCACCATAGAGACCACCTGTTCGCCGGCCTTGATTTGGTGAGTGCCCAGCTCGGTATCCTGAGCGGCAACCCGGCCGATCGCGATGACCGGCGGATAGTACCGAAGCACTTCCTCATTGAACCCCGGAATGGCCTCCGGCGTCCGGCGAAGCTCGTCCTGAAGCGCCGGCTGCTCCGTCAGGATGCGCACGCCGTTCGTGATGAGATTCGTCGTCGTCTCGTTGCCCGCAGCCAGCAGCAAAATGCAGAAGCTGATAATTTCCTGCTCGGTCAGCTTGATCCCGTCGATTTCGGCTGCAAGCAAAGCGGAGATCAGGTCGTTCCGCGGCACTGCGGCGCGCACCTCGAGAATGCTTTTGAAATAGACGAAGAGTTCCTCGAACGTCCGCTTCCGGTTCTCGATCAAGGCCCGGAACGCTTCGTCCGTCAGATCCTCTGCGCTTTCGACCAGCGCGTCCGACCACCTTTTGAAATCGTCCCGGTCCTCCGCCGGAGCGCCCAGCAGCTCCGCGATGACGATGACGGGCAGCGGCGCGGCAAAATCGTGCACCATATCCATTTCGTCTCCGTCGACCCGGTCCAGCAGCTCCTCCGCGATCGATTGAATCCGGGGGGCAAGCTCCTGAATGGCTCTCGGCGTGAACGCTTTGTTCACCAGATCGCGCATTTGCGTATGCCGGGGAGGGTCCATGAACAAAATGTTTTGCCCTGCAGCGGTGCCCCGGATCGACGAGAACGTTTTCGGGTCCTTGAGCACCCGATGCACCTCGTCGTACGCTAACACGACCCAGCAAGCTCTTGCTTCATCGTATCGTACCGGGCCTTTCCTTCTCAGCTCCGACAAAATGCCGAACGGCTGCAGCAGCTTCTCGGCGGAGTCAAGCTCCGGCATGATCAGCAAGCTCGCAAATTTGGCCTCCTGCATACGCTTCATCTCCTTTATATTGGTTCACGGTTTCGGCTGCTTCAAATCCCCTTCCTTTCCATTATAAGCTAAATGACACTCCTATCCCAAACCGGATGGAGTGTCATTTTTGTGACTGCATG
This genomic window from Paenibacillus humicola contains:
- a CDS encoding NAD(P)/FAD-dependent oxidoreductase, coding for MKYDVIVIGGGPSGLMAAIAAAIHGASVLLLDKGDRLGRKLAISGGGRCNVTNNKELDELIRNIPGNGRFLYSALANFSNKDIADFFEKLGIRLKEEDRGRMFPVSDKAKTVVEALIRKAKSLGVVMKVNAPVKRVLYENGAVAGVELASGERIDCRAAIAASGGKSVPHTGSTGDGYKWAEEAGHTITELFPTEVPLVSKDAFIQSKELQGLSLRNIEVTVWNPGGKRAVRHEGDLLFTHFGLSGPTALRCSQFVHQIKKKFGVPGVKITIDLFPGETAEELFDRALALAANEPKKAVKNVLKAMLPERMIPILLKKSGIGGETTFANIAKQPWHAMASLLKAFPAQISGTLSIEEAFVTGGGVHLKEVDPKTMQSNLMEGLFFCGEILDIHGYTGGYNITAAFTTGYTAGMSAAKLGAERGSLSGSS
- a CDS encoding cytochrome P450, with the protein product MQEAKFASLLIMPELDSAEKLLQPFGILSELRRKGPVRYDEARACWVVLAYDEVHRVLKDPKTFSSIRGTAAGQNILFMDPPRHTQMRDLVNKAFTPRAIQELAPRIQSIAEELLDRVDGDEMDMVHDFAAPLPVIVIAELLGAPAEDRDDFKRWSDALVESAEDLTDEAFRALIENRKRTFEELFVYFKSILEVRAAVPRNDLISALLAAEIDGIKLTEQEIISFCILLLAAGNETTTNLITNGVRILTEQPALQDELRRTPEAIPGFNEEVLRYYPPVIAIGRVAAQDTELGTHQIKAGEQVVSMVGAANRDESKFPEPDRFDMHRKPNPHLSFGFGIHFCLGAPLARLEAQIAMQALLRRYSRLERIPDRQLVPIQSAFVFGVKHYPVSINR